The genomic window TCGTAAAACTGATCTAGGTTTTTTTATCTATAAACTGATAACTTTTCATTTCTTTTAATTTTTTAAAGGTTTTTAAAAGACTTTTGTTTTGTTATATACAATTGATTGTAATATTGTTACCTCTTATTTTAAAAGTTTTTAGGATTCTTTTTTTTAAATTAGCTGTAAAATGTTTTTTTATGGATCAAAATAAAATTCATCCTGATCAAAAATATATCGACGGACTTGCTGCAAACGATTCAGTGATTATCGAAATGATATATAAAAAATTTGCGCCCAAAGTAGTTCAGTTTATCACCAATAACTCTGGAGATAAAGATCAGGCGCAGGACGTGGTTCAGGAAATCATGATTCTGCTTTTTAATCAGGCGAAAGCCGGTAAACTTTTTTTAACCTGTCCGTTTGATGCCTATTTTTTCTTATTGTGCAAAAGACGATGGCTGAACGAGTTGAAAAATTCTGCCAATAAAGGGGTAACAATTTATGAGAATGTGGTATCTATTAATGAATCTGCTCACGAATTGGTTGCACAAGCCGAAGAATTTGATGAAAAACAGAAACTTTTTGAAACCATGTTCCAGAAACTAGGAGAGAAATGCCAAGAAGTTTTAAAACTTAGTTTTTCTTTAAAATCGATGGAAGAAGTGGCCGAGAAACTCAATGTGACCTACGGCTATGTACGCAAAAAGAAGTCTTTGTGCGTGGGCCAGTTGACGCAGTGGATTCAAGAAGCGAAAATTTTTAACTCTTTAAAAAACAATTAATCATGAACGAAGAACGCTATATATTATTTGACCAATATCTTCAAGGCGAACTGACCGTTGATGAAAAACACAATTTTGAGAAACAATTGTCTGAAGATACTGAACTGGCTTCGGAATTTGAAAGTTTTAAAGAAATGCATTTTCAACTGGAAAATAAATTTGGACAGGAACAGGAGAGAGAAATCTTTAAAGAAAACCTGACTAGAATTTCAGATAAATATTTCCATAAGAAACAAAACAAAGTAGTTTCGCTTAAACCGTGGTATTTTGCAGCGGCAGCATCGGTAATTATTATGTTCGGATTGTTTTTCTTTGATTATAAACATTATCCAAATTTTGAAGATTACAACCATCCAGAAAGCGCTTATTTTACAGAAAGAGGCGTGTCTGAAGCTATTTTAAAACAAGCTGAGAATAATTTTAATGGAAGAAGATATGAAACGGCTATTCCGATTTTTGAAATGATTCTGAAAGAAAACAATTCAGAAGAGATTAAATATTTCTATGCGGTATCCTTATTGCAAGTTGGCAAATACGTAAAAGCAGAAAATATTTTCAAAGAATTGGAAGCAGGGAATTCTGTTTATAAAGAAAAAGCAAAATGGAATCTGGCTTTGTCTAAACTAAAACAAGGAAAGTACGATGATTGTAAAGCTATTTTACAGACCATTTCGCAAGATTATGAAGATTATGACGAAGTAGAACAACTTTTAGAAGAATTGGAATAAAAATCTTAATTATTAAGAAAAATTTTATCCGTTTACGGGAAACCTCAATCGAATTTGGAATTTTAGTTCTAAATTCGATTTTCTTTTTACAAGAACTTGTTCCAAAAACAATTTAAGTTAACCCAAAACCAAATGAAAAAAGTTGCACTGATTTTTATTCTTGTTTTCACTCAGACCATTTTTGGTTTGAATAAGATTACGCAGACAGAAAAACTGGCAGCTACTTGCAAAGTTTGGGGATTCTTAAAATATTATCATCCGAAAATTGCCAGTGGAGAATTGAATTGGGATAATCAGCTTTTAGAAAAATTGCCAAAAATTGAAAAAGCCCAAACGAAAGAAGAGTTTTCACTAATTTTAGAAAACTGGATAGATGATTTGGGACCAGTAAAAGAAATAGCGCCGATTGTTGCGCCAAAGGACGTCAAATTTTTTGATAAGAATTTCGATTTAAGCTGGTTTAATAATAAACTGTTTTCAAAAAAGCTTTCGAAGAAATTAAAATTTATTGAAGAAAATAGGTTTCAGAGTGATGAGGAATTTGGACCAAGTTTTGACGGTTTTAAAAACTTAAAGAATTATTTTAATCTAGATTACACAGACAAAAACGCAAAGCTTTTAATGCTGTATGCATACTGGAATGTCGTAGAGTATTATTTTCCGTACAAATATATAATGGACCAGAAATGGGACGAAGCTTTAAATGAAGTGATTCCTTCTGTTGTTCAATCTAACACTCCAGAAGATTTTTTTAAAGTATTAAGAAAAACAGCGGCAAAACTAGATGATAGCCATGTTGAATTTCATATATATCCGTCTGCAGCAACAGAAAAAAAGAACTTTTATTTTTTTCCAGCAACGGGCAAAATAATAGAAGAAAAACTTGTAATCACAGAGATTTTAGGAGACAGTCTTGCTGAGGCAGATGGCATTAAAATTGGGACAGTGATTACTAAAATAAATGATAAGAGCATCAAGGAAATTATTGAAGAGAAAAGGGAAATGATTGCTGCTTCAAACGAAGTTTCTTTTCTGGATAAAGTTGTTGGTGCAATCTTGTTAAGCGAATCTGAAAAGGTAAAAGTAGAATTTTTGAAAGATGGGAAATACGAAACAAAGTCAATGACTTGGTTTAATTATCATGATTCACATCGAAATGAGTATAAAAAGGGAGCTCAGAAAAAGAAAGATAAGTTTAAACTTTTCGACAATAATATTGGCTATGTCAATATGGGAGTTATAAAGCCCAAAAACATTCCAGATATGGTTGAAGCTTTAAAAAATACAAAAGCAATTGTTTTTGATATAAGGAATTATCCGCAAGGCACTTATAAAGTAATTTCAGACTTTCTAAATGCTAACGAAGAGAAATTTGTGATTTATACTTATCCCTATTTAAACTATCCAGGAAAATACTATTGGACGGAGGGAAGAAATGCAGGGTTTGAGAATAAAGACCATTATAAAGGAAAAGTGATTGTATTATTGGATGAGAATTCTATAAGCCAGTCAGAATGGACAGCGATGTGTTTCCAAACAGCTGGAAATACCACAATAATAGGAAGCCAGACCGCTGGAGCAGATGGTAATGTGTTTGAATTTGATTTTAATGGATTTCATACGGGCTTTTCAGGAATTGGAGTTTATTACCCAGATGGTAGAGAAACACAACGTGTAGGAATTGTACCCGATATTGAAATAAAACCAACAATTTTAGGTATTCAGCAAGGCAAAGACGAAGTTTTGGAACGCGCTTTGCTATATATAGAAACAGGAAAATAACCCTGTCTGTCGTACTGAAGAACGAGGGATCGCACTAGCTGATCGAGAGAAAAAATGGGGGTTTTCTCCTCGAAGCTTCTTGTGAGATCCTTTGTTCTTCAGAATGATAAAAAATAGGTTGTTATTATTCAAACCTCTGTTAAAGTTTTAAACTTTGACAGAGGTTTTTTTTGTGTCATCCTGAGCGAAGTCGAAGGATCGCATTGAAAACCCACATAGATTAGCGATTAAGGCTTCGACTCCGCTCAGCCTGACAAAAAGAAAATCCGTTTCATCCGCGTGCCAATCACACAGAATTGCTATTCTTTTAATATTATCGTAATTTTGGCACTTTAAAATTACAGCCTTGAATTCAACACCCATTATTACCGATACCCACACGCACTTATATTCTGAAGAGTTTGATCAGGATCGTGACGAAATGATTCAACGTGCTATTGATGCCGGAATTACCCGTTTTTTTATTCCTGCGATCGATGCTGCAGCAACTCAATCTATGTACGATTTAGAAAAAAATTATCCTGAAAATATATTTCTAATGATGGGTTTGCATCCCACTTACGTGAAAGATAATTATCTGGAAGAATTGGCTCACGTGGAAACAGAATTATCTAAAAGAAAATTCTATGCAGTTGGCGAGATCGGAATCGATTTGTATTGGGATAAAACGCATTTAAAAGAACAGCAAATTGCTTTTAAGAGACAAATTCAGCTGGCAAAACAGTACAAATTGCCAATCGTAATTCATTGCCGTGAAGCATTTGATGAAATTTTTGAAGTATTAGAAGAAGAAAAATCTGAAGATTTGTTTGGGATTTTTCATTGTTTTTCCGGAACTTTAGAACAGGGAGAGCGTGCAATTTCTTACAATATGAAACTAGGAATTGGAGGTGTAGTTACGTTTAAGAACGGAAAAATTGATCAGTTTTTAAATCAAATCGATTTAAAACATATTGTTTTGGAGACAGATTCACCGTATTTAGCACCGATTCCGTATAGAGGAAAAAGAAATGAAAGCAGTTATTTGGTCAATGTTATAGCTAAATTAAGCGAGGTGTATGGGGTTTCTGCAGAAGAAATTGCAGCAATTACGACCCAAAACTCAAAAGACGTTTTTGGGATTTAACCTGAGCCTTACAAAACTTTAATTTTTTTTTTGTTCTTTTGCCCACTTTAAACAATTATAAATAATGCAGAAATTTGATGCCATTCGACCGTTTTATGATTCCGAAATAAATGAAGCACTTCATGCGGTGGTCAATCATCCTATGATGAAAACCATGATGAACTTTACTTTTCCGGATGTAGAAGATGAGGTTTGGAAGGAGCAATTGAAGAAAACACACTCGATTCGTGATTTTCAATGCAACTTTATTTATAACACTATCCAGAAAGTTTTAGAAAAAAGCTCTGAAGGATTAACGACTTCAGGTTTTGAAAAACTGGAACCAAACACTTCTTATCTATTTATCTCAAATCATAGAGATATTCTTCTGGATACGACTTTGCTAAATGTTTGTTTGTTTGAACATGGTTTAGTAATGACCGCTTCGGCAATTGGAGACAATTTGGTCAAAAAAGCTTTTTTGGCAACTTTGGCAAAATTAAACCGAAACTTTTTAGTTTTAAGAGGTTTATCACCTAGAGAAATGCTTCAGAGTTCAAAATTATTGTCTGAATATATGGGACAATTACTGCTTCGCGAAAACCGTTCGGTTTGGATTGCTCAGAGAGAAGGAAGAACAAAAGACGGAAATGACGAAACCAATCCGGGAGTTTTAAAAATGATTGGAATGGGGTCTGACGAAGAAAACTTAATGGATTATTTTAAGAAATTAAAAATAGTTCCTGTTTCTATTTCATACGAATACGATCCAACAGATGTTTTAAAAATGCCACAATTAATGGCAGAAGCAAACAACGAAGTGTATGTAAAAGATAAAAACGAAGATTTCATGAATATCATTAGCGGTATCATGGGAACTAAAAAGAGAATACACATTTCGGTAGGCGATGTTTTAGACACTGAAATCGATCAGATTGTGGCAGAAAATGATAATGTAAACAAACAGGTTCAGGCATTGGCACAAACTATTGATGATGTTATCTTGAAAAACTATCAATTATGGCCTACAAATTTTATTGCTTACGATATTTTAAACGAAACAAATAAATTTGCTCACAAATATAAAGAGAGCGAAAAACAGCTTTTTGAACGTCGTTTAGAAATGCGTATCGGAAGTGATAATCCTGTGACAAGACAAGGATTTTTAGCTATGTATGCAAATCCTGTTGTCAACAAATTAAAATACCAAGATGTCATCTAAAGCAAAAATATTATTGGTTTATACCGGAGGAACCATCGGTATGAGCAAAGATTTTGAAACAGGAGCACTAAAAGCCTTCAATTTTGGTAAACTAATTCAGAAGATTCCCGAAATCAAACAATTGGATTGCGAAATTGAATCAATTTCATTCGAACATCCAATAGATTCTTCAAATATGAATCCCGAAATGTGGACCAAGATTGCCACCATTATCGAGGAAAATTACAACGCTTACGACGGATTTGTGGTGCTTCACGGATCAGATACCATGTCGTATTCGGCTTCGGCATTGAGTTTTATGCTAGAGAATTTAGCAAAACCAGTGGTGTTTACAGGTTCGCAATTGCCAATTGGAGATTTGCGTACCGATGCAAAAGAAAACCTGATTACGGCAATTCAGATTGCATCTCTTCAGGAAAACGGAAAACCAGTTATTACAGAAGTCTGTTTATATTTTGAATACAAATTGTATCGCGGAAACCGAACTTCTAAAGTAAATGCAGAACATTTCAAAGCTTTTACAGCACCAAATTATCCTGAATTGGTAGAATCTGGTGTTCATTTAACACTAAACAGACATTTATTTCTTCCTGTAAATAAAGATGCAAAATTGATCGTTCATAAGAACTTGGACAATCACGTTGCGATCATAAAAATGTTCCCAGGAATGAGCGAAATTGTTTTGGCTTCAATCCTTGAAATCAAAGGTTTAAGAGGGATTATTCTGGAAACCTACGGTTCTGGAAATGCTCCAACTGAAGATTGGTTTTTAAACTTAATAGAAAAAGCCATTAAATCGGGAATGCATATCGTAAACGTAACCCAATGTTCTGGCGGAAGTGTCAACATGGGACAATATGAAACCAGTACAGCTTTAAAATCGCTAGGAGTGATTTCAGGAAAAGACATCACGACAGAAGCAGCCATTACAAAATTAATGTATCTGCTTGGGCATAATATTCCGCAAAATGAGTTTAAAGATATTTTTGAGACGGCACTTCGCGGGGAAATATCATAGTTTAAATTACAATATTTTAAGTCCCAAATTCCAAAATCTAAAGTTGGAATTTGGGATTTTTTTTATTGAAATTTTCGCTTAACCATACAGTTTGTGGAAAATTGGAATTTGGAATTTTTAAAATTTGGAATTTCGGTATTCAACAGGGCAAGTTTCCAAGTCTTCTTCAGTTGCTTTATGTTTCTTATAATACACATAAACAATTACAGAAAGAATACAGATAATTCCTTGAATGGCAACAGTAGTTCTTACGCCAAGCGAATGAGAAACATAACCAATAATTAAACTTCCTACAGGAATCATTCCCTGATACGCCATCATATAATAACTGATGCTCCTAGAACGCATGCTCACAATACTGTGGGTCTGAATATAAATGTTGATCGATGAGGTTTGTCCCATCATTCCGATTCCGCTTAAAGTCATACAGATCAATGCAATTGTAATACTGCTTGAAACTGCCAGAATAATAATGCTGAATCCTAATAACAAACTAGCCGCAATCATTAATTTTCCCATATTCTCAGCCGATTTTAAATTGGCTAAATAGATTGCAGATAAGACAGAACCAATTCCGGCAGCGCTTTCAAACCAGCTGAAAGTTTCAGCATTTCCGTTGAAAATATCTTTTGCAAAAACAGGCATTAAAGTATTAAAAGAAATTACGAATAAACTGCTGCAAGTTAACATCAAAAGCATTCTGGCCATTTCGGTTTCTTTTTTCACATAATCCAAACCTTCTATAAGATCGTCTAGCATTTTAAGCTTGTTTTCGGCTTTGATATGAGGCGTAATTTTCATCATCATTAGCGAAATCAAAACAGGCACATAACTCACAAAATTCCCAATAAAACAGATATCTTCTCCATATTGATGCAGAATAATTCCGGCAAGCGCAGGACCCGCGATTCTGGCAAAGTTGTTCATAGTAGAGTTAAGTGCAACTGCGTTTGGAAGATCTTCTTTATTGTCGACAATATCAATCATCATAGTCTGGCGGCAAGTCATATCAAAAGCATTGATGATTCCTTGAATTAAACTCAATGCCAGAATAAAATTGATATTATAAATTTTGAGATAAATAAGAAGAGCCAAAGTTCCTGCCTGAAGCATTGCCAAAGATTGTAAAACAATCATAGCGCGGTGTCTGTCATAACGTCCAATAATACTTCCCGCAAGAGGCGCTAGAAACAAAGAGGGAATCATACTTAAAAAAGTGGCCAAACCCAACAAAAACACAGATCCCGTTATACTGTAAACCATCCAGCTTACGGCAGTTTTCTGCATCCAGGTTCCGATAACTGAAACAGATTGTCCGTAAAAGAATAACTTGAAATTTCTTGATTTTAAGGCTTTAAACATGATCTTAATTATTTGATACAAAGGTCGGGATTATGATTTCATTAGAAAAATTAATAATTTTACTGATAATAAGTAGTAAAACTTATCAATATGGAAATCTATCAACTGCAATATTTTATTAAAACTGCTGAGGTTTTGCATTTTACAAAAGCAGCTGAATTGTGTTTTGTAACGCAATCGGGGCTTTCGCAGCAAATAAAAAAGCTCGAAGAAGAATTGGGAATGCCATTGTTTAAGCGAATTGGAAAAAAAGTGCAATTGACAGAAGCAGGCGCTGTTTTTCTGATTCATGCCAAAAAAGTGGTCGAAAATGTTGAAAACGGAAAACAGGCTATTGAAGATTTGAACGAAATGATTGGCGGAGAGCTCCGAATTGGCGTAACCTATATTTTCGGATTATTGATTTTGCCTGTCGTAAATGCATTTGCCAAAAGATATCTAAACTTAAGAATAGTTGTAGAATATGGTACTACAGAAGCTTTAGAACAAAAACTGATTAATAATGAACTGGATTTGGTTTTGGTAATTTCATCACACGAAATTGGTCCTCCAATTCAGAAAGTGCCTTTGTTTACCTCAAACATGGTTATGGCGGTTTCAAAATCGAACTCTTTGGCTGAATTAGAAAAAATACCCTTTAAGAAATTAGACGAAGTGCCATTAATTCTTCCAGGAAAAGGTTCCAATTCAAGAGAATACGTTGAGTTGTTGTTTGCAAAACACAATATGAATCCGAAAATTTCGATCGAATTAAATTCGATTCATGCGCTATTGCAAATGGTAGAAAATAGTGATTGGGCAACCATTGTAGCAGAAAAAGCATTGAAAGGATGGGAGCATAGTCTTAAAGCCATTCAGATTACAGGAGTTGTAACCAAAAGAGATTCGTTTATGCTAACGATTGGCAGTTATCAAAAGAAGGCAGTTAAATTGTTTATGGAAGAATTTCGAAAAAGTATAAACGAAACTTAATTTTACTTTTTAAACTCGATTTTTTTTGTGTTATTTGCAGACCAAATAGAGAGGTGTCCGAGTGGTTTAAGGAGCTAGCCTGGAAAGCTAGTATATGGGTAACTGTATCGAGGGTTCGAATCCCTTCTTCTCTGCAAATTTTTAATAAAATAATACCAAACCTCGAAATGTAGATTTCGAGGTTTTTTATTTATTGTCTCTATTACCAAATTATAAATTACAATATCAACGCCCAAAAGACTTATTGAACAAAAATTTTGGACAATTCGATTTTACAATATTTGCATGGGAAAATCAGCGACAATCAATTTCAGGATTATATATTACGAACACCTTTCGAAAAATCTGTTGACCAATGTCTCAAAAATTTAAAAATAAATATCGAATTCCATCTTCGCGATTGCAAAATTGGGATTATGGTGCAAATGGTGCTTATTTTATAACTATTTGTACTAAAAATAGGGAATGTTATTTTGGAGATATTATTGATTCTACATTGGAGGCATCGGAATTAGGAATATTGGCAGAAAAATATTGGTTAGATATTCCGGAACATTTTCCGTATGTCGAATTGGGTAATTTTGTGATTATGCCAAATCACGTTCATGGGATTTTAATTATCGATAAAAACGCATCGGTTTCCGTAGAGACGCGATTAATCGCGTCTCCACAATTAATCGCGTCTCTACCCGAAACAATATATAAAACAGGTGGTTTTGCCGGGAATAAAAACCCCATGCTGCACGATAATATTTCGAGAATTATAAGATGGTATAAAGGAAGATGTTCTTTTGAGATGAAAAAAATACATGTTGATTTTGGTTGGCAACCGCGTTTTCATGATCATATCATTAGAAATGAAAAATCTTTTGAAACCATACAAAATTATATAGAAAACAATCCGTTGAATTGGAATAAAGACAAATTTTATGGAAAATAGAACAAAAACAATCCCGAATAACGGTAGAGACGCGATTAATCGCGTCTCTATTATTTTAGAAAGATAATCGCGTCTCTATTATTTTAGAAAGATAATCGCGTCTCTATTTTTTAGAAAGATTAGTCGCGTCTCTATTATTTAGAGAGATTATTCGATTAAAAATAGAATCAGTTTTGAAGATATTGATTTAGAACAAAAAGAGTTTGATGATTTATAAATCAAAAAATCTTGATTCATAAGATCTTCCAAAAAATCTAAAAAAAGAAAAAATAGCAAAATACATAGTCCTAAAAAGTTATTTTCAAAATACGGTTTCCCACATTATTTTATTCTAGAAATATTATATATTTGGCGCTTGTGTAATATAAATAACTTAATGGATTTACCTCCTTATTCGCCAGGATTGCATAAACTGGTTACTCTACATGTCGACGAAATCTCTAAGCTTACCAATAGCAAAGGCTTTGTTGCAGTTACCAATTCCATTTTAGAAAAATACGAACTTGAGAAGGTTGGCGTTGTGGTGCATGACTTCGAGAACGAAAGTTTTACAATCTCGTATTGTCTTAAAGAATCTCATATTTGTATACACACTTGGCCAGAATATAATCAGTTAACTTTGGATGTTTACTTGTGCAATTATCTTCAGGATAATTCAGGAAAAGTGCGTGCCGTTATGGCTGATTATGTTGCCTATTTTGAAGCAGAAATAATTAAAGATTTTGAAATTAACCGATAAGATATGAAGATTCCTTGTTACGATTGTAATGTAGAAACCGAATTAGAGGTTGGTTTTGAATTAGTCAATTTTGTTTGTCCTATATGTCGCAGTTTATATGAAGCTGACGATGATGGAAAATTTCGCAGAAAATCAAAATATAAAGCAGAAACAGAAACATATCCGCTAGTTATTGGCGAAACTGGTTTCTTAAAAGGAAGCGAATATAAGGTAACTGGTATTTTGAGAAAAAAAGTACATCCAGATTATAGATGGACAGAATTTATTTTGCAAAATGAAGCTAAAGAGTTTCTGTATCTTTCTGTTTCAAACGGGCACTGGATGATGCTTACCGAAATGGAAAAGATTGACGATCTAAAAAAAGGAGTTAAAGTTCTGGATTATGAAGGTCAAGATTATGATCTGTTTGAACATTCTGATGCTGAAATAATCGATGCAAAAGGATTTTTTGATTTTCAGCTTTCAAACAAAAAAATACATTTGGCCGAATTTATAAATCCGCCATATATTGTTTCGGTAGAAAAAATGAATAATGTTCAGACTGCTTTTCACGGCGAATATGTTAGTAAAAGCAAAATCAGAAAAGCATTTCCAGGAATAAAGTTACCGTATCAGTTTGGAACAGGTATGATTCAGCCGTCTCTTTTTGATCTTAAAAATACAGCCATTATTTTCTGTCTTTTCGCTTTATTGATTCTAACAGCAAATTGGTATATTTATAAAGATCAGGTAGAGCAGAACGTTTTTAATAGTACAATTAAGTTCAGCGAATTTGATAATAAAGAAATTACCACTCCTTCTTTTGTACTCAAAGGCGCTTCGGCTCCTATGACCATTAGTGTTTCTACTGGGGTTAATAATTCATGGGCCAATTTGAACATTGCTTTAATTAATGAAGATAATGGCGATGAGATTTATGCCAACAAAGATATTGAATACTATTATGGTTATTCTGAAGGAGAATCGTGGACAGAAGGAAGTCAGTCTGAGAAATTTAATATTTGTGGAGTAAAGGCAGGCAGATATCACCTTTCAATAACGCCAATGAAAGCTCCAGAAGATCTTACCAACAGCGAGATGAATGTTAAGGTAGTTTGGAATCAGCCTTCTAACCGAAATGTCTGGTTGGTTATTATTGCGATGGTTGTGATTTATTTCATAATACGATATTTTAAAAATCAATTTGAAAAACAGAGATGGGCAGACAGTTCCTACTCAACTTATGAATAATATGAAAAGAATTTCAGATTTCTTTACCAATAATTGGGCGCCATTAGCAATTGGATTCTTTTGCTTTGGAGTTTACATCTATTTTGCTCTTGCAGGAAATAGAATCTGTGATTGTGAATCGACAGAAAATTATAAATCAACAACGAGCGGAAGCCGTTCATCATACAATCATTTTTACCACAAATAAAAACTATCAAATATGGAATTATTTCACGCACAGCCAATAGTAAACTCAATTCTTTATTCTTTTTTAGGAATTGTAATTTTATTAATCGGGTATTATATTATCGAAAAATTGACTCCAGAAAATACTTGGAAAGAAGTTGTAGAAAAAAATAATGTTGCTGTTGCCATTGTTTTGGCAGCATTTATCATCGGGATTTCCATGATTATTAGTGCCGCAATTCATGGGTAAAAAGTTTCTTAGGTTTGAATTTCTTTTACTTTTTGCCGTATTTATAATTGCTACTTGCGGACTTATTTATGAGTTGGTTGCAGGAACTTTGGCGAGTTATTTATTGGGCGATTCGGTAAAACAGTTTTCATTTATTATTGGCGTATACCTGTTTTCGATGGGTATAGGCTCCTTTTTTTCGAAGTTTTTTCACAAGAATCTGCTCAATACTTTTGTTGAAATCGAAATTCTGGTTGGACTTATTGGAGGTTTAAGCTCAGTAGTTTTGTT from Flavobacterium sp. KACC 22763 includes these protein-coding regions:
- a CDS encoding LysR substrate-binding domain-containing protein, translating into MEIYQLQYFIKTAEVLHFTKAAELCFVTQSGLSQQIKKLEEELGMPLFKRIGKKVQLTEAGAVFLIHAKKVVENVENGKQAIEDLNEMIGGELRIGVTYIFGLLILPVVNAFAKRYLNLRIVVEYGTTEALEQKLINNELDLVLVISSHEIGPPIQKVPLFTSNMVMAVSKSNSLAELEKIPFKKLDEVPLILPGKGSNSREYVELLFAKHNMNPKISIELNSIHALLQMVENSDWATIVAEKALKGWEHSLKAIQITGVVTKRDSFMLTIGSYQKKAVKLFMEEFRKSINET
- a CDS encoding S41 family peptidase, translated to MKKVALIFILVFTQTIFGLNKITQTEKLAATCKVWGFLKYYHPKIASGELNWDNQLLEKLPKIEKAQTKEEFSLILENWIDDLGPVKEIAPIVAPKDVKFFDKNFDLSWFNNKLFSKKLSKKLKFIEENRFQSDEEFGPSFDGFKNLKNYFNLDYTDKNAKLLMLYAYWNVVEYYFPYKYIMDQKWDEALNEVIPSVVQSNTPEDFFKVLRKTAAKLDDSHVEFHIYPSAATEKKNFYFFPATGKIIEEKLVITEILGDSLAEADGIKIGTVITKINDKSIKEIIEEKREMIAASNEVSFLDKVVGAILLSESEKVKVEFLKDGKYETKSMTWFNYHDSHRNEYKKGAQKKKDKFKLFDNNIGYVNMGVIKPKNIPDMVEALKNTKAIVFDIRNYPQGTYKVISDFLNANEEKFVIYTYPYLNYPGKYYWTEGRNAGFENKDHYKGKVIVLLDENSISQSEWTAMCFQTAGNTTIIGSQTAGADGNVFEFDFNGFHTGFSGIGVYYPDGRETQRVGIVPDIEIKPTILGIQQGKDEVLERALLYIETGK
- a CDS encoding 1-acyl-sn-glycerol-3-phosphate acyltransferase; translated protein: MQKFDAIRPFYDSEINEALHAVVNHPMMKTMMNFTFPDVEDEVWKEQLKKTHSIRDFQCNFIYNTIQKVLEKSSEGLTTSGFEKLEPNTSYLFISNHRDILLDTTLLNVCLFEHGLVMTASAIGDNLVKKAFLATLAKLNRNFLVLRGLSPREMLQSSKLLSEYMGQLLLRENRSVWIAQREGRTKDGNDETNPGVLKMIGMGSDEENLMDYFKKLKIVPVSISYEYDPTDVLKMPQLMAEANNEVYVKDKNEDFMNIISGIMGTKKRIHISVGDVLDTEIDQIVAENDNVNKQVQALAQTIDDVILKNYQLWPTNFIAYDILNETNKFAHKYKESEKQLFERRLEMRIGSDNPVTRQGFLAMYANPVVNKLKYQDVI
- a CDS encoding transposase, giving the protein MSQKFKNKYRIPSSRLQNWDYGANGAYFITICTKNRECYFGDIIDSTLEASELGILAEKYWLDIPEHFPYVELGNFVIMPNHVHGILIIDKNASVSVETRLIASPQLIASLPETIYKTGGFAGNKNPMLHDNISRIIRWYKGRCSFEMKKIHVDFGWQPRFHDHIIRNEKSFETIQNYIENNPLNWNKDKFYGK
- a CDS encoding RNA polymerase sigma factor — encoded protein: MDQNKIHPDQKYIDGLAANDSVIIEMIYKKFAPKVVQFITNNSGDKDQAQDVVQEIMILLFNQAKAGKLFLTCPFDAYFFLLCKRRWLNELKNSANKGVTIYENVVSINESAHELVAQAEEFDEKQKLFETMFQKLGEKCQEVLKLSFSLKSMEEVAEKLNVTYGYVRKKKSLCVGQLTQWIQEAKIFNSLKNN
- a CDS encoding tetratricopeptide repeat protein, giving the protein MNEERYILFDQYLQGELTVDEKHNFEKQLSEDTELASEFESFKEMHFQLENKFGQEQEREIFKENLTRISDKYFHKKQNKVVSLKPWYFAAAASVIIMFGLFFFDYKHYPNFEDYNHPESAYFTERGVSEAILKQAENNFNGRRYETAIPIFEMILKENNSEEIKYFYAVSLLQVGKYVKAENIFKELEAGNSVYKEKAKWNLALSKLKQGKYDDCKAILQTISQDYEDYDEVEQLLEELE
- a CDS encoding asparaginase, translated to MSSKAKILLVYTGGTIGMSKDFETGALKAFNFGKLIQKIPEIKQLDCEIESISFEHPIDSSNMNPEMWTKIATIIEENYNAYDGFVVLHGSDTMSYSASALSFMLENLAKPVVFTGSQLPIGDLRTDAKENLITAIQIASLQENGKPVITEVCLYFEYKLYRGNRTSKVNAEHFKAFTAPNYPELVESGVHLTLNRHLFLPVNKDAKLIVHKNLDNHVAIIKMFPGMSEIVLASILEIKGLRGIILETYGSGNAPTEDWFLNLIEKAIKSGMHIVNVTQCSGGSVNMGQYETSTALKSLGVISGKDITTEAAITKLMYLLGHNIPQNEFKDIFETALRGEIS
- a CDS encoding MFS transporter encodes the protein MFKALKSRNFKLFFYGQSVSVIGTWMQKTAVSWMVYSITGSVFLLGLATFLSMIPSLFLAPLAGSIIGRYDRHRAMIVLQSLAMLQAGTLALLIYLKIYNINFILALSLIQGIINAFDMTCRQTMMIDIVDNKEDLPNAVALNSTMNNFARIAGPALAGIILHQYGEDICFIGNFVSYVPVLISLMMMKITPHIKAENKLKMLDDLIEGLDYVKKETEMARMLLMLTCSSLFVISFNTLMPVFAKDIFNGNAETFSWFESAAGIGSVLSAIYLANLKSAENMGKLMIAASLLLGFSIIILAVSSSITIALICMTLSGIGMMGQTSSINIYIQTHSIVSMRSRSISYYMMAYQGMIPVGSLIIGYVSHSLGVRTTVAIQGIICILSVIVYVYYKKHKATEEDLETCPVEYRNSKF
- a CDS encoding TatD family hydrolase, which encodes MNSTPIITDTHTHLYSEEFDQDRDEMIQRAIDAGITRFFIPAIDAAATQSMYDLEKNYPENIFLMMGLHPTYVKDNYLEELAHVETELSKRKFYAVGEIGIDLYWDKTHLKEQQIAFKRQIQLAKQYKLPIVIHCREAFDEIFEVLEEEKSEDLFGIFHCFSGTLEQGERAISYNMKLGIGGVVTFKNGKIDQFLNQIDLKHIVLETDSPYLAPIPYRGKRNESSYLVNVIAKLSEVYGVSAEEIAAITTQNSKDVFGI